The Populus trichocarpa isolate Nisqually-1 chromosome 2, P.trichocarpa_v4.1, whole genome shotgun sequence genome has a window encoding:
- the LOC7483820 gene encoding F-box protein At5g51370: MSQSPEEKTTNPNPKNNQKPPPIPTPTPTSLNSKTRTLSLPELWFKEQALKHVTLKMKSLSNSPLASPPSDPDKIFGLPSNDPTRPDYTSLLSDELLLQVFNKVPISQYVSNSLVCKRWFFLHGRLVHSIRVIDFGFVNSGRVFTRFPNLENIDIVHACIKMPRNSGILITRNNLSVYVGTKLLSGGFIEENDLLSSDLIDNGLQLISKSYPNLRRIVVFGTSENGLLSVSSKCEMLQELELHCCGDMSLKGISGCRNLQVLKLIGCVDGFYNSVVSDIGLTILAQGCRRLVKLELCGCEGSYDGIKAIGQCCQMLEELTICDHRMDGGWLAALSFCENLKTLRLQSCKSVDSSPGLLEHLGSCPTLEELHVQRCQMRDKQAVKALFLVCKTVREIVLQNCWRLEDEVFAAASVCRRVRLLSLEGCSLLTTGGLESVILNWKELQRLTVTSSNNIKDSEITPDLATLFSVLKELKWRPDSRSLLSSGLAGTGVGNKGGRFFKGLKG; the protein is encoded by the exons ATGTCACAATCACCagaggaaaaaacaacaaaccctaaccctaagaACAATCAAAAGCCACCACCAATACCAACCCCAACACCAACATCCTTAAACAGCAAAACAAGAACCTTAAGCTTGCCAGAGTTGTGGTTCAAAGAACAAGCGCTAAAGCATGTAACTTTGAAAATGAAATCTCTCTCAAATAGCCCACTAGCATCACCTCCATCTGACCCAGATAAAATCTTTGGCCTCCCATCGAATGACCCGACCCGACCTGATTACACTTCCCTTCTCTCTGATGAGCTCCTCCTTCAAGTCTTCAATAAAGTCCCGATTTCACAGTATGTTTCTAACTCTCTTGTTTGCAAAAGATGGTTCTTCCTTCATGGACGTTTGGTGCATTCAATAAGGGTTatagattttggttttgttaaTTCGGGTCGGGTTTTTACCCGGTTCCCAAATTTGGAAAACATTGATATTGTTCATGCTTGTATTAAAATGCCTAGGAATTCCGGGATTTTGATCACCAGGAATAATTTGTCTGTTTATGTTGGTACTAAGCTGTTGTCTGGTGGGTTTATTGAAGAGAATGATTTATTGTCGTCGGATTTGATTGATAATGGGCTTCAATTGATTAGTAAATCGTATCCCAATTTGAGGAGAATTGTTGTATTTGGCACGAGCGAAAACGGGTTGTTGAGTGTCTCGAGCAAGTGTGAAATGTTGCAAGAATTGGAGTTGCATTGTTGCGGGGATATGTCTTTGAAGGGGATTTCCGGGTGTAGGAATTTGCAAGTTTTGAAATTGATTGGTTGCGTTGATGGTTTTTATAATTCGGTGGTGAGTGATATTGGATTGACGATTTTAGCTCAAGGTTGTAGGAGGTTAGTGAAGCTTGAGTTATGTGGATGCGAAGGGAGCTATGATGGGATTAAGGCAATTGGGCAGTGTTGTCAAATGCTTGAAGAATTGACTATTTGTGATCATAGAATGGATGGTGGGTGGTTGGCTGCATTATCATTTTGTGAAAATCTGAAGACTTTGAGGTTGCAATCATGTAAGAGTGTTGATTCAAGTCCTGGTCTGCTTGAGCATTTGGGGTCTTGTCCTACACTTGAAGAGTTGCATGTCCAGAGGTGTCAGATGAGGGATAAGCAAGCGGTGAAggctttatttttagtttgcaaGACTGTTAGGGAAATTGTTTTGCAGAACTGTTGGCGATTGGAAGATGAAGTGTTTGCAGCTGCAAGTGTTTGCAG GAGGGTAAGGCTTTTGTCTTTGGAGGGATGCTCTCTGCTGACGACAGGAGGTTTGGAGTCGGTTATTCTGAATTGGAAGGAACTTCAAAGATTAACAGTAACTTCCAGTAACAATATAAAGGACAGTGAAATAACTCCTGATCTTGCAACTCTGTTTTCTGTTCTGAAAGAGTTGAAATGGCGACCAGATTCCAGATCTCTCCTGTCATCAGGTCTTGCAGGGACTGGAGTGGGAAATAAGGGTGGCAGATTTTTCAAGGGATTGAAAGGTTGA